DNA from Chitinophagales bacterium:
TACAGCGGAAAAAGTACATGCAGCCGTTCGCAAGAATTACAGCGGTGAATTTGATGTGGTTTCCAATCCTGAATTTTTGCGCGAAGGAAAAGCAGTGGATGATTTCCTAAAGCCCGACCGTGTGGTAATTGGGACCTCTTCCCAAAGAGCTCGCGAATTGATGGGCAAATTATACGATCCATTTGTTCGCCAGGGAAATCCGGTGATATTTATGGATGAGCGCTCTGCTGAAATGACCAAATACGCAGCCAACTCCTACCTGGCCACTCGTATTTCTTTTATGAATGAAATTGCCAACCTCTGCGACAGAATAGGTGCGGATGTTGATATGGTAAGAAAAGGTATGGGAACTGACAGCCGCATTGGCAAACGCTTTTTGTTTCCCGGAATTGGTTATGGTGGAAGTTGCTTCCCCAAAGATGTACAGGCACTGGCCAAAAGTGCAGATCAAAATGACTATGACTTCAAAATTCTCAATTCGGTAATGGAAGTCAATACCATTCAAAAAACCGTACTGGTAAAGAAAATCCTGAAGTACTACAACAATGATCTGAAAGGCAAAAAATTCGCAATGTGGGGACTGGCTTTCAAACCCGATACTGATGATATCAGGGAAGCACCGGCATTGTACATGATCAATGATCTGCTGGAAGAGGGCGCTTCTGTAAATGCTTTCGACCCGGAAGCAATGGACAATGTTAAAAGCCAAATGGGCGATAAAATCAAATATGCCGGCAATATGTATGATGCCCTGAAGGATGCAGATGCACTGATCATTGCCACAGAATGGCCGGTATTCAGAACACCCGATTTGGAGAAAATCAAAGGTTTGCTGAAAAAAGCAGTGATATTTGACGGTCGCAACCTTTTTGATTTACACGAAATGGAAGATGCAGGATTTGATTATACAAGCATTGGCAGAAAAGAGATAAAATAATGGCAAAGTCAGTTTTAATTACCGGTGCAGCAGGATTTTTGGGTTCCCATCTTTGTGATCGATTTATCAAGGAAGGCTACCGCGTAATGGGAATGGACAACATGATTACCGGTGACCTGAGCAATATCGAACACCTGTTTAAGCTGGAGCAATTCACCTTTTACAATCACGATGTTTCCAACTTTGTGTATGTGCCGGGCAAACTGGATTATATCCTGCATTTTGCATCACCTGCCAGCCCAATTGATTATCTGAAAATACCGATTCAAACATTAAAGGTGGGATCTTTGGGCACACACAATCTACTTGGATTGGCCAAAGCTAAAAATGCAAGAATCCTGGTGGCTTCCACATCTGAAGTTTATGGCGACCCAAAAGTACATCCGCAAACAGAAGATTACTGGGGCAATGTCAACCCCATCGGGCCGCGCGGAGTGTATGATGAAGCCAAACGTTTCCAGGAAGCCATAACAATGGCTTATCATACCTATCATAATTTAGAAACCCGTATTGTCCGCATTTTTAACACTTACGGACCAAGAATGCGGTTGAATGACGGGCGTGCCTTGCCGGCTTTCATCGGCCAGGCACTGCGCGGTGAAGACCTTACTGTTTTTGGTGATGGCTCTCAAACCCGCTCATTCTGCTATGTAGATGATCTGGTAGAAGGCATTTACCGTCTTTTGCTAAGCGATTATCACATGCCTGTAAATATTGGAAACCCCTCTGAGATTTCCATAAAGGATTTTGCAGAAGAAATCATTAAACTGACCGGTACAAAGCAAAAAGTCACTTACAAAGAATTACCTAAAGATGACCCTACACAGCGAAGACCTGACATCACAAAAGCAAAAGAGATATTGGGTTGGGTACCTAATGTTAGTCGTGAAGAGGGTTTGAAGATTACTTATGAATACTTCAAATCACTTCCCGAAGATGCTTTGTATAAAATGGAGCACAAAAATTTCGA
Protein-coding regions in this window:
- a CDS encoding UDP-glucose/GDP-mannose dehydrogenase family protein — translated: MKIAVIGTGYVGLVSGICFAETGNDVTCVDIDKKKVESLRNGKIPIYEPGLNVLFERNRKQDRLTFTTDLPSAVKEAKIIFLALPTPPGEDGSADLSYVLGVAEELGKIITEYKVLVDKSTVPVGTAEKVHAAVRKNYSGEFDVVSNPEFLREGKAVDDFLKPDRVVIGTSSQRARELMGKLYDPFVRQGNPVIFMDERSAEMTKYAANSYLATRISFMNEIANLCDRIGADVDMVRKGMGTDSRIGKRFLFPGIGYGGSCFPKDVQALAKSADQNDYDFKILNSVMEVNTIQKTVLVKKILKYYNNDLKGKKFAMWGLAFKPDTDDIREAPALYMINDLLEEGASVNAFDPEAMDNVKSQMGDKIKYAGNMYDALKDADALIIATEWPVFRTPDLEKIKGLLKKAVIFDGRNLFDLHEMEDAGFDYTSIGRKEIK
- a CDS encoding UDP-glucuronic acid decarboxylase family protein; this translates as MAKSVLITGAAGFLGSHLCDRFIKEGYRVMGMDNMITGDLSNIEHLFKLEQFTFYNHDVSNFVYVPGKLDYILHFASPASPIDYLKIPIQTLKVGSLGTHNLLGLAKAKNARILVASTSEVYGDPKVHPQTEDYWGNVNPIGPRGVYDEAKRFQEAITMAYHTYHNLETRIVRIFNTYGPRMRLNDGRALPAFIGQALRGEDLTVFGDGSQTRSFCYVDDLVEGIYRLLLSDYHMPVNIGNPSEISIKDFAEEIIKLTGTKQKVTYKELPKDDPTQRRPDITKAKEILGWVPNVSREEGLKITYEYFKSLPEDALYKMEHKNFDKYIQK